In Devosia beringensis, a single window of DNA contains:
- the ileS gene encoding isoleucine--tRNA ligase, with the protein MTDTVTGAAETDYSATLFLPETEFPMRAGLPQREPDWLKRWEDMDIYALQREQAKDRPLFTIHDGPPYANGNIHIGHALNKTLKDLVSRSMQMLGFNSAYVPGWDCHGLPIEWKIEEQYRAKGKDKNDVPIVEFRQECRTFAEQWVDVQREEFKRLGILGEWDNPYLTMSFDAEAQIARELMQVATTGQLYRGSKPVMWSVVERTALAEAEIEYADYESDTIWVKFPVAARQAKRVGGNGQFESLGAGALGELDGAFVVIWTTTPWTIPANRAISFSSKIAYSLFEITDAPADNWAKVGERYVLADNLAAEVFAKAKVAAYRRLDTEVGPLASLLCHHPLRGLGGGYQFDVPLLDGDHVTDDAGTGFVHTAPGHGLDDFEIWMNSTRLLADKGISSDVPYVVGDDGFYTKDAPGLGPDAEGGPARVIDDNGKKGDANNRVIAALAERHAMVARGRVKHSYPHSWRSKKPVIFRNTPQWFVYMDRDIMGAAGDTLRHRALNAIDATKFYPAAGQNRLRAMIADRPDWVLSRQRAWGVPITVFVNKATNEILKDEVVNHRIADAFEAEGADAWYQDGAAQRFLGDAYRADDYEMIRDVLDVWFDSGSTHAFVLRNKQKWPHLKFPASMYLEGSDQHRGWFHSSLLESCATNGHAPYESVLTHGFTMDGDGKKMSKSLGNTVAPQDIIKQYGADILRLWVASSDYSEDLRLGKEIIQTTVDSYRKLRNTLRWLLGNLAHYQPGDAVDAQDMPELEQLMLHRLAQLDAQVRDAYKSYDYRRIVTLLTNFMNIELSAFYFDIRKDALYCEPISSLKRKSALTVLNHLFDCLTAWLAPILVFTMEEVWLERHPGPGSSVHLRLFPEVPGDWLNNDLAAKWQLIRAVRRVVTGSLEVERRDKAIGSSLEAAPTVFIADERYLTALAGQDLAEIAITSAITVAAGEGPAEAFRLDDAAGIAVVPGLAQGQRCARSWKVLPEVGSDPEYPDVSPRDAQALRERAAAGL; encoded by the coding sequence ATGACCGATACCGTCACAGGCGCCGCCGAAACCGACTATTCGGCTACCCTTTTCCTGCCCGAGACCGAGTTTCCGATGCGCGCCGGCCTGCCGCAGCGCGAGCCCGACTGGCTCAAGCGCTGGGAAGACATGGATATCTACGCGCTGCAGCGCGAGCAGGCCAAGGATCGGCCGCTCTTTACCATTCATGACGGCCCTCCCTACGCCAATGGCAATATCCATATCGGCCACGCGCTCAACAAGACGCTCAAGGATCTGGTGAGCCGCTCCATGCAGATGCTCGGCTTCAACTCGGCCTATGTGCCGGGCTGGGATTGCCACGGCCTGCCCATCGAATGGAAGATCGAGGAACAGTACCGCGCCAAGGGCAAGGACAAGAATGACGTCCCGATCGTGGAATTCCGCCAGGAATGCCGCACCTTTGCCGAGCAGTGGGTCGATGTGCAGCGCGAGGAATTCAAGCGCCTCGGTATTCTCGGCGAGTGGGACAATCCCTACCTCACCATGAGCTTTGACGCCGAGGCCCAGATCGCCCGCGAGCTGATGCAGGTGGCCACCACCGGCCAGCTCTATCGCGGTTCCAAGCCCGTCATGTGGTCCGTCGTCGAGCGCACGGCCCTCGCCGAAGCCGAAATCGAATATGCCGACTACGAGAGCGACACCATCTGGGTGAAGTTCCCGGTGGCAGCCCGGCAGGCCAAGCGCGTGGGCGGAAATGGTCAGTTCGAGTCCCTGGGGGCCGGCGCTCTTGGCGAACTGGATGGCGCCTTTGTCGTCATCTGGACCACCACGCCCTGGACGATCCCGGCCAACCGCGCCATCAGCTTTTCGTCAAAGATCGCCTATAGCCTGTTCGAGATCACCGACGCGCCGGCAGATAACTGGGCCAAGGTTGGCGAGCGCTATGTGCTGGCCGACAATCTGGCCGCTGAAGTTTTCGCCAAGGCCAAGGTTGCTGCCTATCGCCGCCTTGATACCGAAGTGGGCCCCCTCGCCAGCCTGCTGTGCCACCACCCCCTTCGCGGCCTCGGCGGCGGCTACCAGTTTGACGTCCCGCTGCTTGATGGCGATCACGTCACCGATGATGCCGGCACGGGCTTCGTCCATACCGCGCCCGGCCATGGCCTCGACGATTTCGAGATCTGGATGAATTCGACGCGCCTGCTGGCCGACAAGGGCATCTCGTCCGACGTCCCCTATGTCGTCGGCGACGATGGTTTCTACACCAAGGATGCCCCCGGTCTCGGCCCCGATGCCGAGGGCGGTCCCGCCCGCGTCATCGACGACAATGGCAAGAAGGGCGACGCCAATAACCGCGTCATCGCAGCGCTGGCCGAACGCCATGCCATGGTCGCCCGCGGCCGCGTCAAGCATTCCTATCCCCATTCCTGGCGCTCCAAGAAGCCGGTGATCTTCCGCAACACCCCGCAATGGTTCGTTTATATGGACCGCGACATCATGGGTGCGGCCGGCGACACGCTGCGCCACCGCGCCCTCAACGCCATCGACGCCACCAAATTCTATCCCGCTGCCGGGCAGAACCGCCTGCGCGCCATGATCGCCGATCGCCCCGATTGGGTGCTCAGCCGCCAGCGCGCCTGGGGCGTGCCGATCACCGTCTTCGTCAACAAGGCGACCAACGAAATCCTCAAGGACGAGGTGGTCAATCACCGCATCGCCGACGCCTTCGAGGCCGAGGGTGCCGACGCTTGGTATCAGGATGGCGCCGCACAGCGCTTCCTTGGCGATGCCTACCGAGCCGACGACTATGAAATGATCCGCGACGTGCTCGACGTCTGGTTCGATTCCGGCTCTACCCACGCTTTCGTGTTGCGCAATAAACAAAAGTGGCCGCATCTGAAATTCCCGGCCTCGATGTATCTTGAAGGCTCCGACCAGCATCGCGGCTGGTTCCACTCGTCGCTGCTCGAGAGTTGCGCCACCAATGGCCACGCCCCCTATGAAAGCGTGCTCACGCATGGCTTCACCATGGATGGCGACGGCAAGAAGATGAGCAAGTCGCTGGGCAATACCGTCGCCCCGCAGGACATCATCAAGCAGTATGGCGCCGATATCCTGCGCCTCTGGGTCGCCTCCTCGGATTATTCCGAGGATCTGCGCCTGGGCAAGGAGATCATCCAGACCACGGTCGATAGCTATCGCAAGCTGCGCAATACCCTGCGCTGGCTGCTCGGCAACCTCGCCCATTACCAGCCCGGTGATGCCGTCGACGCCCAGGACATGCCCGAGCTCGAGCAGCTCATGCTGCATCGCCTGGCCCAGCTCGATGCCCAGGTCCGCGACGCTTACAAGTCCTACGACTATCGCCGCATCGTCACCCTGCTGACCAACTTCATGAATATCGAGCTCAGCGCCTTCTATTTCGACATCCGCAAGGACGCGCTTTATTGCGAGCCCATCAGCTCGCTCAAGCGCAAGTCGGCGCTGACCGTGCTCAATCACCTGTTCGATTGCCTCACCGCCTGGCTGGCCCCGATCCTGGTCTTCACCATGGAAGAGGTCTGGCTCGAGCGCCATCCGGGCCCCGGCTCCTCCGTGCATCTGCGCCTCTTCCCCGAGGTCCCGGGCGACTGGCTCAACAATGATCTGGCCGCCAAGTGGCAGTTGATCCGCGCCGTCCGTCGCGTCGTCACCGGTTCGCTCGAAGTCGAGCGCCGCGACAAGGCCATCGGCTCCTCGCTCGAAGCCGCGCCCACCGTCTTCATTGCCGATGAGCGCTATCTGACGGCCTTGGCCGGCCAGGATCTGGCCGAAATCGCCATCACGTCGGCCATCACGGTCGCGGCCGGCGAGGGCCCCGCCGAGGCCTTCCGCCTCGACGACGCTGCCGGCATTGCCGTGGTGCCGGGCCTCGCCCAGGGCCAGCGCTGCGCCCGCTCATGGAAGGTGCTGCCCGAAGTCGGCAGCGATCCGGAATACCCCGACGTCTCCCCGCGCGACGCCCAGGCCCTGCGCGAACGCGCCGCGGCTGGGCTATAG
- a CDS encoding bifunctional riboflavin kinase/FAD synthetase — protein sequence MSAFVRLSNLDAVPASLRGAYVAIGNFDGVHRGHQMVLSTLKARADAAGVPAMVLTFEPHPRDVFAPAPFMFRLTDGNAKARLAEALGLDAITILDFDRGFSQIEAEDFVSRFLVKALGVTGVIVGADFHFGRQRRGTPTFLKAAGDAQAFAVETLDLMDEGDEVISSSRIRAALSEGAVTAANRLLGYHWFFDGCVVQGDQRGRELGYPTANTVTHAGFQLAQGVYAVRAKVAGRLLDGVAAFGKPMFNNQRPPFETHLFDFDADIYGQTIAVALIGHIRGQEVFSGLDELIAAMDRDSRKARALISTARPLGALDSKLGFFG from the coding sequence ATGAGCGCTTTCGTCCGCCTGTCCAACCTTGATGCCGTGCCGGCGTCCCTGCGCGGCGCCTATGTGGCCATCGGCAATTTCGATGGCGTCCACCGCGGCCACCAGATGGTGCTGTCCACGCTCAAGGCGCGCGCCGATGCGGCCGGTGTCCCCGCCATGGTGCTGACCTTCGAGCCCCATCCGCGCGATGTCTTCGCGCCAGCCCCCTTCATGTTCCGCCTCACCGATGGCAATGCCAAGGCGCGCCTTGCCGAAGCTCTCGGACTCGATGCAATCACCATCCTCGATTTCGACCGCGGCTTTTCCCAGATCGAGGCCGAGGATTTCGTGTCCCGTTTCCTCGTCAAGGCGCTGGGCGTCACCGGCGTCATCGTCGGTGCCGATTTCCACTTCGGTCGCCAGCGCCGGGGCACCCCGACCTTTCTCAAAGCCGCCGGCGATGCCCAGGCCTTTGCCGTTGAAACCCTCGACCTGATGGATGAGGGCGACGAGGTCATCTCCTCCTCCCGCATCCGCGCTGCCCTCTCCGAAGGCGCCGTCACCGCCGCCAATCGCCTGCTCGGCTATCACTGGTTCTTCGATGGCTGCGTCGTCCAGGGTGACCAGCGGGGCAGGGAGCTCGGCTATCCCACCGCCAATACCGTCACCCATGCCGGCTTCCAGCTTGCCCAAGGCGTGTATGCCGTCCGCGCCAAGGTGGCTGGGCGCCTGCTTGATGGCGTCGCCGCCTTCGGCAAGCCCATGTTCAACAATCAGCGCCCGCCTTTCGAGACCCATCTGTTCGATTTCGATGCCGACATCTATGGCCAGACCATTGCCGTCGCCCTGATCGGCCATATCCGTGGCCAGGAAGTCTTCTCCGGCCTCGACGAACTGATCGCCGCCATGGACCGCGACAGCCGCAAGGCGCGGGCGCTGATTAGCACCGCGCGTCCCCTGGGCGCGCTCGACAGCAAACTGGGCTTCTTTGGCTGA
- a CDS encoding TIGR01459 family HAD-type hydrolase, which produces MTSPLPSISGLAELAGHYDAVLSDVWGVVHNGVAAFPSAVDALVQYRKAGGKVVFITNAPRPSAPLIDMLDRLGVTRDAYDAIVSSGDATRVMIAKYSGKAIHHVGPPTEDDALYEGLNVRRSSADEAQAVVVTDLDSDDDTPEMYRERARHWLERKLPMICANPDRVVEHGDKIIYCGGALGDLYAAMGGMVLMAGKPYRPIYEEAFRMAEAAAGKPLDKARVLAIGDSVRTDATGAAQFGLDLLFVTGSIHAAELDAFGKPDPQAILDLVAPSGARLAGFLPRLTW; this is translated from the coding sequence ATGACCAGCCCGCTCCCCTCGATCTCCGGCCTTGCCGAACTCGCCGGCCACTATGATGCCGTGCTGAGCGATGTCTGGGGCGTGGTCCATAATGGCGTGGCGGCCTTCCCATCAGCCGTCGATGCGCTGGTGCAATACCGCAAGGCAGGCGGCAAGGTGGTCTTCATCACCAATGCGCCGCGCCCCTCGGCCCCGCTGATTGATATGCTCGATCGCCTGGGCGTCACCCGTGACGCCTATGACGCCATCGTCTCCTCGGGCGACGCCACCCGCGTCATGATCGCCAAATATTCCGGCAAGGCCATCCACCATGTCGGCCCGCCCACCGAGGATGATGCGCTCTACGAGGGCCTCAACGTGCGGCGCAGCAGTGCCGACGAGGCTCAGGCCGTCGTCGTCACCGATCTCGACAGCGATGACGACACCCCCGAAATGTATCGCGAGCGTGCCCGCCACTGGCTGGAACGCAAGCTGCCCATGATCTGCGCCAATCCCGATCGCGTCGTCGAACATGGCGACAAGATCATCTATTGCGGCGGCGCCCTGGGCGATCTCTACGCCGCAATGGGCGGCATGGTGCTGATGGCCGGCAAGCCCTATCGCCCCATCTATGAAGAGGCCTTCCGCATGGCCGAGGCTGCCGCCGGCAAGCCGCTCGACAAGGCCCGCGTACTGGCCATTGGCGACAGCGTGCGCACCGACGCCACTGGCGCCGCGCAGTTCGGGCTCGACCTGCTCTTCGTCACCGGCTCAATCCACGCCGCCGAACTCGATGCCTTCGGCAAGCCCGATCCGCAGGCCATTCTCGATCTGGTAGCGCCCAGTGGCGCCCGCCTGGCGGGATTCCTGCCACGCCTGACCTGGTAG
- a CDS encoding shikimate kinase, translating into MQILVLNGPINAGKTTTGRALAALLPDALFIDGDDHEAADDAPLEQRIEASFAHIEQLIATTLAGFIVVAVPLRDVDYRRLLVAGAARGAVLRVVTLAPPPAIAFSNRGNRPLSSGEVERARQMHEEGYADRPFSDLIVTDMAGAQATAAEIARSFKLPLAARQPSTGVFPLDPQAQAAT; encoded by the coding sequence GTGCAGATCCTGGTGCTCAACGGGCCGATCAATGCCGGCAAGACGACAACGGGTCGGGCACTCGCCGCTTTGCTGCCAGATGCCTTGTTCATCGATGGCGATGACCATGAGGCCGCTGACGACGCGCCGCTCGAACAGCGAATCGAGGCGTCCTTTGCCCATATTGAGCAGCTGATCGCCACCACCCTTGCCGGCTTTATCGTCGTCGCCGTGCCGCTGCGCGACGTCGACTATCGCCGTCTGCTGGTTGCTGGCGCTGCCCGCGGCGCGGTTTTGCGCGTCGTTACGCTGGCGCCACCGCCCGCCATCGCCTTCTCCAATCGGGGCAACCGGCCGCTCTCGTCCGGGGAAGTCGAGCGCGCCCGTCAGATGCATGAGGAGGGCTATGCCGACCGGCCCTTCAGCGACCTGATCGTCACTGATATGGCCGGTGCACAAGCGACGGCGGCCGAGATTGCCAGGTCCTTTAAGCTCCCGTTGGCCGCACGGCAGCCATCCACCGGCGTGTTTCCACTTGATCCCCAGGCGCAAGCTGCCACATAG
- a CDS encoding EAL domain-containing protein: MQALVYTFIALAAAGVGATAYFGLTFTPAEAILAAIVFGCVCVVLLERSLRQRAENRLERAIEDLSRLLATDAQAGAVLGQRINAMADINADQRLEGVEADISVLGTVIRQVAEAVAEIEERVAKAQPAARERMIAATQQVQAPLPPVREPEPTIPVEMVRQALNDNRLVYHIQPVVTLPQRRPQGYDLVPRLRLEDGDLADGVDFLPRRGGPDVMRNIEGVGLVEAITIGRRARAGGQPIKLYIPLSRATLSDSAASEQLLASLEANRLIAEGMIFAISETDWQSLTTPERAVTDAIARKGAGFSILNVRSLRIDVADLAARNIRSLRIDAARFIEAPESFTDFHAADIANYIARFDVLLLATGIASERQIIELLEDGITLVQGPYIAAPGPVRPDLMVEPSRPARPQLRRAEL; encoded by the coding sequence GTGCAGGCACTGGTCTACACGTTCATTGCCCTTGCTGCGGCCGGCGTCGGTGCCACGGCGTATTTCGGGCTGACGTTCACGCCCGCAGAGGCCATCCTTGCCGCCATAGTCTTCGGCTGTGTCTGCGTCGTGCTGCTTGAGCGTTCCCTGCGCCAGCGCGCTGAAAATCGCCTTGAACGCGCCATCGAGGATCTCTCCCGCCTGCTCGCCACCGATGCCCAGGCCGGCGCCGTGCTGGGCCAGCGCATCAATGCCATGGCCGATATCAATGCCGATCAGCGCCTCGAGGGCGTCGAGGCCGACATTTCCGTGCTCGGCACGGTCATCCGCCAGGTTGCCGAGGCCGTTGCCGAAATCGAGGAGCGGGTCGCCAAGGCCCAGCCCGCCGCCCGCGAGCGCATGATCGCAGCTACCCAGCAGGTCCAGGCGCCGCTGCCCCCCGTGCGCGAGCCCGAGCCGACCATTCCGGTCGAAATGGTCCGCCAAGCGCTCAACGACAACCGCCTCGTCTATCATATCCAGCCCGTCGTCACGCTGCCCCAGCGCCGGCCGCAGGGCTATGATCTGGTTCCCCGGCTGCGACTGGAGGATGGCGACCTCGCCGACGGCGTCGATTTCCTGCCGCGCCGCGGCGGCCCCGACGTCATGCGCAATATCGAGGGCGTGGGCCTGGTCGAGGCCATCACCATTGGCCGTCGGGCACGCGCGGGCGGCCAGCCCATCAAGCTCTATATTCCGCTGTCACGCGCCACCCTGAGCGATTCGGCCGCCTCTGAGCAGCTGCTTGCCTCGCTCGAGGCCAATCGGCTGATTGCCGAGGGCATGATCTTTGCCATCAGCGAGACCGACTGGCAGAGCCTCACTACCCCCGAGCGCGCCGTCACCGACGCCATCGCCCGCAAGGGCGCAGGCTTTTCCATTCTCAATGTGCGTTCGCTGCGCATTGATGTCGCCGACCTCGCCGCCCGCAATATCCGCTCGCTGCGCATCGACGCGGCCCGCTTCATCGAGGCGCCCGAGAGCTTCACCGATTTCCACGCCGCCGACATCGCCAATTATATCGCCCGCTTCGACGTTCTGCTGCTCGCCACCGGCATTGCCAGCGAACGCCAGATCATCGAACTGCTTGAGGATGGCATTACCCTGGTCCAGGGTCCCTACATCGCCGCCCCCGGCCCGGTGCGCCCCGATCTCATGGTGGAACCCAGCCGCCCCGCGCGGCCGCAGCTGCGCCGCGCCGAGCTTTAG
- a CDS encoding ROK family transcriptional regulator, which translates to MQKNSETAEFNPLSRGVAQSGVRITNERAVLTLITVNPGASNADVARLSGLGPQTTSRIIAELESRGLVMRGDVLRGRRGQPATPLFLNPQGAVSIGIEIGWRHYEVLVLEMSGKTLASVRRSYLWPDARTIFGDIAAEVATITSGLTDLQRARLAGIGLATPSKIGRNIGLVQAPVEQAALWGDIDLVARIAADTGLPVQWFNDGNAACWAEVIAQPSPRPQGFAYFQIGTFVGAGLVANGELWEGNGHAANLGSMLVSDAQGQPTFVHLLASITALQDQLTAAGMTVPGGSPFNWDWAAMEPVVTQWLDSAGLALAKAIVNTHAVLELDKSIIDGVMPRPIVERLLERVRVHLAALPTLTADHPPVEMGHLGASAAANGAAQLVLFQRFFSRAWKLFST; encoded by the coding sequence ATGCAAAAGAATTCCGAGACGGCCGAATTCAATCCATTGTCTCGCGGCGTTGCTCAGTCTGGTGTGCGCATCACCAATGAGCGGGCCGTGCTGACGCTGATCACGGTGAATCCTGGCGCCTCCAACGCCGATGTCGCCCGGTTGTCGGGTCTGGGTCCCCAGACCACGTCCCGCATCATTGCCGAACTTGAGTCGCGCGGCCTGGTCATGCGTGGCGACGTGCTGCGCGGCCGGCGCGGCCAGCCGGCAACCCCGCTCTTCCTCAATCCACAGGGCGCTGTCTCCATCGGCATTGAAATTGGCTGGCGCCATTATGAGGTGCTGGTCCTCGAAATGTCCGGCAAGACCCTGGCCAGCGTGCGACGCAGCTACCTCTGGCCGGATGCACGCACCATCTTTGGCGATATCGCCGCCGAAGTGGCCACCATTACCTCCGGTCTCACCGATCTGCAGCGGGCCCGACTCGCTGGCATTGGCCTGGCCACGCCGTCCAAGATCGGGCGCAATATCGGCCTGGTGCAGGCGCCTGTTGAGCAGGCGGCTCTGTGGGGCGATATTGATCTGGTCGCCCGCATCGCCGCCGATACCGGCCTGCCGGTGCAGTGGTTCAACGATGGCAATGCCGCCTGCTGGGCTGAAGTCATTGCCCAGCCCTCGCCGCGGCCGCAGGGCTTTGCCTATTTCCAGATCGGCACCTTCGTCGGCGCCGGCCTGGTGGCCAATGGCGAGCTCTGGGAAGGCAATGGCCACGCCGCCAATCTCGGCTCGATGCTGGTTTCCGATGCCCAGGGCCAGCCGACCTTCGTGCATCTGCTGGCCTCCATTACCGCCCTGCAGGATCAGCTGACCGCGGCCGGCATGACCGTGCCCGGCGGTAGCCCCTTCAACTGGGACTGGGCAGCGATGGAGCCGGTGGTGACCCAATGGCTCGACAGTGCCGGCCTGGCGCTGGCCAAGGCCATCGTCAATACCCATGCCGTGCTCGAACTGGACAAGTCGATCATCGACGGCGTCATGCCGCGCCCGATTGTCGAGCGCCTGCTGGAACGCGTGCGGGTGCACCTGGCGGCCCTGCCGACTCTGACGGCCGACCATCCCCCGGTGGAAATGGGCCACCTGGGCGCTTCGGCGGCCGCCAATGGCGCCGCCCAGCTGGTTCTGTTCCAGCGCTTCTTCTCGCGGGCCTGGAAGCTGTTTTCCACCTGA
- a CDS encoding sigma-54-dependent transcriptional regulator — MAMQNRSDGDPSGRLLLIDRDQEQAQLVAHALAQCLDQAAAITVVSGGKRAAELLRDSEFDIILADLSSLGDLASHSDEAVLRLVRLADGALMVALSDGISVSAAVGAMRAGAHDYVAKPINGPIMAARIGELAQRHGKCRSLGIEGRIPAGPSDFAGFIGASSAMQFVYEQIGRIAASSAPVFITGESGTGKDVCAEALHAKGHRAGKRLVAINCAAIPRDLMESELFGVARGAFTGAHEDRKGAAELADGGTLFLDEIGEMDLSLQSKLLRFLQTGTLSRVGDGAVRRVDVRVICATNRNPMQLIAEKKFREDLFYRLHVLPIHLPPLRQRPSDIMVLARHFLTRYAAEEHKSFGDYSSEVASLLSAAEWKGNVRQLQNLVRRLVVMFDGGDITAAMLAAADIETRGLPTPAEIPSRGDRRAAILPMWQQEQRIIEDAIASFGGNVSLAAAALEISPSTIYRKRQGWAELSHTG; from the coding sequence ATGGCGATGCAGAATCGAAGCGATGGCGACCCAAGCGGCCGGCTATTGCTGATCGACCGGGACCAGGAACAAGCACAACTGGTTGCACACGCCCTGGCCCAATGCCTCGACCAGGCCGCTGCCATTACGGTCGTCTCGGGCGGCAAGCGGGCCGCAGAGCTGCTGCGCGACAGCGAATTCGACATCATCCTGGCCGATCTTTCCAGCCTGGGCGACCTGGCGAGCCACAGCGACGAGGCCGTGCTGCGGCTGGTGCGGCTGGCGGACGGGGCGCTGATGGTGGCGCTGTCGGACGGGATTTCGGTATCGGCCGCGGTAGGCGCGATGCGCGCCGGGGCACATGATTATGTGGCCAAGCCGATCAACGGACCGATCATGGCGGCGCGGATCGGCGAACTGGCGCAGCGGCATGGCAAGTGCCGCTCGCTGGGCATCGAGGGCCGCATCCCGGCAGGTCCGAGCGATTTTGCCGGCTTTATCGGCGCCTCGAGCGCCATGCAGTTTGTCTATGAGCAGATCGGCCGTATCGCCGCCTCGTCGGCGCCGGTCTTCATCACCGGGGAAAGCGGCACCGGCAAGGATGTGTGCGCCGAGGCGCTGCATGCCAAGGGACACCGGGCCGGCAAGCGCCTGGTGGCCATCAATTGCGCCGCGATTCCGCGCGACCTGATGGAGAGCGAACTGTTCGGCGTGGCGCGCGGCGCCTTTACCGGCGCGCATGAAGACCGCAAGGGCGCGGCCGAACTGGCCGATGGCGGCACGCTGTTTCTCGACGAAATCGGGGAAATGGACCTGTCGCTGCAGAGCAAATTGCTGCGCTTTCTGCAGACCGGAACGCTCAGCCGGGTCGGCGACGGGGCGGTGCGGCGGGTGGATGTGCGGGTGATCTGCGCCACCAATCGCAACCCGATGCAGCTGATTGCCGAAAAGAAATTCCGCGAAGACCTGTTTTACCGGCTGCATGTGCTGCCCATCCACCTGCCGCCGCTGCGGCAGCGCCCGAGCGACATCATGGTGCTGGCCCGGCATTTCCTGACGCGCTATGCCGCCGAGGAACACAAGAGCTTTGGCGATTATAGCAGTGAGGTCGCCAGCCTGCTGTCGGCCGCCGAATGGAAGGGCAATGTGCGCCAGCTGCAGAACCTGGTGCGGCGCCTGGTGGTGATGTTCGATGGCGGGGACATTACTGCCGCCATGCTGGCAGCGGCCGATATCGAGACGCGCGGGCTGCCGACCCCGGCCGAGATACCGTCACGTGGCGACCGACGGGCCGCCATCCTGCCGATGTGGCAGCAGGAACAGCGCATCATCGAGGACGCCATTGCCAGCTTTGGCGGCAATGTCTCGCTGGCGGCAGCGGCGCTCGAAATCAGCCCCTCAACGATCTATCGCAAGCGGCAGGGCTGGGCAGAGCTAAGCCATACCGGCTGA
- a CDS encoding DMT family transporter, which translates to MATLLKATETIPAGELVFFRCFFAILPVVVYLTFTRQLRTALVTANPMGHVVRSFIGVTSMGLGFFALTRLPLPETTAIGYASPLLIVVFSALLLKERVHLFRWSAVLIGMLGVVIILWPRLTLFSGGTPLGNSETVGAIAALGAAVMSAFAMMQVRKLVQTERTETIVIYFFVCASLLSLLTIPLGWQMPTPQQAVLLVCAGFAGGIGQLLLTSCYRYADMSVIAPFEYVSLILTIIIGLVVFAEVPTLAMLSGALIIVASGIAVILREHYLGLDRIKAREASTP; encoded by the coding sequence ATGGCCACGCTGCTCAAGGCCACCGAAACCATCCCGGCCGGTGAACTGGTCTTCTTCCGCTGCTTTTTCGCCATTCTGCCCGTGGTCGTCTATCTGACGTTCACGCGCCAGCTCCGCACTGCGCTGGTCACCGCCAACCCAATGGGCCATGTGGTCCGCTCCTTTATCGGCGTCACCTCCATGGGCCTGGGCTTTTTCGCCCTGACGCGCTTGCCACTGCCTGAAACCACCGCCATCGGCTATGCGTCGCCGCTGCTTATCGTCGTGTTCAGCGCGCTGCTGCTCAAGGAGCGGGTGCATCTGTTCCGCTGGTCCGCCGTGCTCATCGGCATGCTCGGCGTCGTGATCATCCTCTGGCCGCGCCTCACCCTGTTTTCCGGCGGCACGCCGCTGGGCAATAGCGAAACCGTCGGCGCGATCGCGGCCCTGGGCGCGGCGGTCATGTCGGCCTTTGCCATGATGCAGGTGCGCAAGCTGGTGCAGACCGAACGCACCGAGACCATCGTCATCTATTTCTTCGTCTGCGCCAGCCTGCTCTCGCTGCTGACCATCCCGCTCGGCTGGCAGATGCCGACCCCGCAGCAGGCCGTGCTGCTGGTCTGCGCCGGTTTTGCCGGCGGTATCGGTCAGCTGCTGCTGACCTCATGCTACCGCTATGCCGACATGTCGGTCATTGCCCCGTTTGAATATGTCTCGCTGATCCTGACCATCATTATCGGCCTGGTAGTCTTCGCCGAAGTGCCCACCCTGGCCATGCTGAGCGGCGCGCTGATCATCGTCGCCTCCGGCATCGCTGTCATCCTGCGCGAACACTATCTCGGCCTCGACCGCATCAAGGCCCGCGAAGCTAGTACGCCCTGA
- a CDS encoding DUF427 domain-containing protein yields MTRQCLDKDIRITPATGRVHVIFDGAEIASSINALELDEPGSPLRVYFPLDDIQPGILEETETRTHCPYKGEAWYCTIKTLTATGTDQVWYYPDPCPLVAPIADMLAFWGDRIEIRYSKV; encoded by the coding sequence ATGACGCGTCAATGTCTCGACAAGGATATCAGGATCACCCCGGCCACGGGCCGTGTCCACGTCATCTTCGACGGGGCCGAGATCGCCAGCTCCATCAATGCGCTTGAGCTCGATGAGCCCGGTTCGCCGCTGCGGGTTTATTTTCCCCTTGACGATATCCAGCCCGGCATTCTCGAAGAAACCGAGACCCGCACCCATTGTCCTTACAAGGGCGAGGCCTGGTACTGCACCATCAAGACCCTTACAGCCACCGGCACCGACCAGGTCTGGTACTATCCCGATCCGTGCCCGCTGGTCGCCCCCATTGCCGATATGCTGGCCTTCTGGGGTGATCGCATCGAAATCCGCTATTCAAAAGTCTAG
- a CDS encoding co-chaperone GroES: MSFRPLHDRVVVRRLDGEEKTKGGIIIPDNAKEKPSEGVIVAVGPGARDEGGARVVPDVKAGDRVLFGKWSGTEVKVDGEELLIMKESDIMGIVEG; encoded by the coding sequence ATGAGCTTCCGTCCCCTGCACGACCGCGTGGTCGTCCGCCGCCTCGATGGCGAAGAAAAGACCAAAGGCGGGATCATCATCCCGGACAACGCCAAGGAAAAGCCCAGCGAAGGCGTGATCGTCGCCGTTGGCCCCGGCGCCCGTGACGAAGGCGGCGCGCGCGTCGTTCCCGACGTCAAGGCCGGCGACCGCGTGCTGTTCGGCAAGTGGAGCGGCACCGAGGTCAAGGTCGACGGCGAAGAGCTGCTGATCATGAAGGAAAGCGACATCATGGGCATCGTCGAAGGCTAA